Proteins found in one Vallitalea guaymasensis genomic segment:
- a CDS encoding GNAT family N-acetyltransferase codes for MLKYRKIEESEIENKEYHRMRYSLWPHHTEKELLDEMELILKGKNFYRNELSWTVFVVVRENGMLGGFIEITIYPELDFCDSKPVGYIEGLYIDEDLRMQGIGRNLVKVAEKWIKSKNCKEIASDVELENIISQKVHIALRFNKSHIKDECIFYKKFLV; via the coding sequence ATGCTTAAGTATAGAAAAATAGAAGAGAGTGAAATCGAAAATAAAGAGTACCATAGAATGCGATATTCTTTATGGCCACACCACACGGAAAAAGAATTACTAGATGAGATGGAACTAATACTAAAAGGAAAGAATTTTTATAGAAATGAGTTATCATGGACAGTTTTTGTTGTTGTACGCGAAAATGGAATGTTAGGTGGGTTTATTGAAATAACAATATATCCAGAGTTAGACTTTTGTGATTCAAAACCTGTTGGTTACATTGAAGGATTGTATATTGATGAAGATCTGAGAATGCAAGGTATTGGTAGAAATCTTGTTAAAGTAGCAGAAAAGTGGATTAAAAGTAAGAATTGTAAAGAAATCGCATCAGATGTAGAATTAGAGAATATAATAAGCCAAAAAGTACATATTGCTTTGAGGTTCAATAAATCTCATATAAAAGATGAATGTATTTTTTATAAGAAGTTTTTAGTATGA
- a CDS encoding nucleotidyltransferase family protein — protein sequence MFDTLSYIGKKLNEESIVWGIGASILLNNYGLIDKPNDIDILVDIKNIEKLDLILREIGDKKTRVKTDTYSTTYFYEYVVDGFDVDVMAGLKINHADGIYKYDFDKNSITDIKKINGVNIPLTSLEDWYVIYQLIPNREKKVNMIEKYLLTNGIENPAFLEKALSKELPKLVRDKIEGILKLYANILERVKNE from the coding sequence ATGTTTGATACTTTAAGTTACATAGGTAAGAAACTTAATGAAGAAAGTATTGTATGGGGTATTGGTGCTTCTATATTATTAAATAATTATGGTCTTATAGATAAACCTAACGATATTGATATTCTAGTAGATATTAAGAATATTGAAAAATTGGATTTAATTCTAAGAGAAATTGGAGATAAAAAGACTAGGGTAAAAACAGATACATATTCTACAACTTATTTTTATGAATATGTAGTAGATGGATTTGATGTTGATGTAATGGCTGGATTAAAAATTAATCATGCAGACGGCATATATAAATATGACTTTGATAAAAATTCAATTACAGATATTAAGAAAATTAATGGAGTGAATATTCCATTAACTTCTTTAGAGGACTGGTATGTAATATATCAATTAATTCCTAACAGAGAGAAAAAAGTAAATATGATAGAAAAATATTTATTAACAAATGGAATAGAGAATCCCGCTTTTTTAGAAAAAGCATTAAGTAAAGAGTTACCCAAATTAGTAAGAGATAAAATTGAAGGAATATTAAAATTGTATGCTAACATACTTGAAAGGGTAAAAAATGAATGA
- a CDS encoding class I SAM-dependent methyltransferase — protein MLIGDEENGPYNFNKKAKILDCAAGTGIYSFELAHEGHEVTALDLTPRHVSIMKDRIVYDTKWIKGTRSSCIRWNIPFY, from the coding sequence ATGTTAATCGGAGATGAAGAGAATGGACCATATAATTTTAATAAAAAGGCTAAAATATTAGATTGTGCTGCGGGAACAGGGATATATTCTTTTGAGTTAGCACATGAAGGACATGAGGTAACAGCATTAGATTTAACACCACGACATGTATCAATAATGAAAGATAGAATCGTATATGATACAAAATGGATTAAAGGTACTAGATCATCTTGCATCAGATGGAATATCCCCTTTTATTAG
- a CDS encoding DUF6199 family natural product biosynthesis protein yields the protein MKVKIIMVLGIILILTSCSYSSPNMVRFNGNKYKLKSNDSNGRLYSREFGSISAGESYDLIIREKDDRIIIIYNYREYIIDGDKNNFSVIYPNNVEISSEFKQGVITVSGDVRRILDYPPIDEFRFFLSNQGGRFDGSQLLFGIVLFILGVISIVSPETTWFLNRGWMYKKAEPSELYLTLVKIGGVIGCIAGIIFLFSSCSSS from the coding sequence ATGAAAGTAAAAATAATAATGGTTTTAGGGATTATATTGATATTAACATCTTGTTCTTATAGTAGTCCAAATATGGTACGATTTAATGGGAATAAATATAAATTAAAATCGAATGATTCTAATGGTAGATTATATAGCCGAGAATTCGGAAGCATAAGTGCAGGGGAATCTTATGATTTGATTATAAGAGAAAAGGACGATAGAATAATTATAATATATAATTATAGAGAATATATAATTGATGGAGATAAAAATAATTTTTCTGTTATATATCCGAATAATGTAGAGATATCCAGTGAATTTAAGCAAGGGGTAATAACTGTAAGTGGAGATGTAAGAAGAATATTAGATTATCCACCAATTGATGAATTTAGATTTTTTTTATCTAATCAAGGGGGGAGGTTTGATGGATCTCAATTGTTATTTGGTATAGTATTATTTATACTAGGTGTTATATCAATTGTGAGTCCAGAAACCACATGGTTTTTGAATAGAGGATGGATGTATAAAAAGGCAGAACCAAGTGAACTATATTTAACACTAGTTAAGATAGGTGGAGTTATTGGTTGCATTGCAGGTATTATATTTTTATTTTCATCGTGTTCATCTAGTTAG
- a CDS encoding GNAT family N-acetyltransferase encodes MIRIISDRLLIRDHIEEDLKTMHELLSSEKTMFYLPEIRTKNLNESKENLQIAIDEASSTNRSKFFFAITDRFTNSYIGEIGLTKLNENKYGNVMDLGYFIKEIFWGKGIVTEASKAVINYAFENLNTIKIETGCIEDNKGSERVMIKLGMIKEIDYKRQIVLHTQLYDRVKYRLFKEEWK; translated from the coding sequence ATGATTAGAATTATAAGTGATAGATTACTAATTAGAGATCATATTGAAGAAGACCTGAAAACAATGCACGAATTACTTTCTAGTGAAAAAACTATGTTCTATTTACCAGAAATAAGAACTAAAAATCTTAACGAATCAAAAGAAAACTTACAAATTGCTATTGATGAGGCGAGTTCTACTAATAGAAGTAAGTTTTTCTTTGCAATTACGGATAGATTTACTAATAGTTATATTGGTGAAATTGGATTAACAAAATTAAATGAAAATAAATATGGTAACGTAATGGATTTAGGTTATTTTATAAAAGAAATATTTTGGGGTAAGGGGATTGTGACAGAAGCTTCTAAAGCTGTAATTAATTACGCATTTGAAAATCTTAATACTATAAAGATTGAAACAGGCTGTATTGAAGATAATAAAGGTTCAGAAAGAGTAATGATTAAATTAGGTATGATAAAAGAAATAGACTATAAAAGGCAAATAGTGTTACATACGCAACTTTATGATAGAGTTAAATATAGATTATTTAAAGAGGAATGGAAATAA